A single region of the Aliiroseovarius sp. F47248L genome encodes:
- the lpdA gene encoding dihydrolipoyl dehydrogenase, which translates to MDVKVPDIGDFTDVPVIGILVAVGDTVAAEDPLIELESDKATMEVPSPAAGVVKEIKVAEGDKVSEGSVIMVLDAADAGDAPAKATPEAAPAAAPASVAATGTATGQGDIHGEVVVLGSGPGGYTAAFRAADLGKKVVLIEKDSSLGGVCLNVGCIPSKALLHAAKVITESEEMGEHGLKFAKPKVDLKKLRGWKESVVTGLTGGLSGLAKARKVQVVNGYGRFSGPNMIEVQTDDGLTKVSFDQCVIAAGSEPVTLPFIPHDDPRVIDSTGALELEDIPKRLLVLGGGIIGLEMATVYDALGSKVTIVEFMDQIIPGADKDIVKPLHKRIEGRYEAILTKTKVTAVEGQKKGLKVTMEGPDGEKTDTFDKVLVAVGRKPNGKMVDAEKAGVAVDDRGFIHVDNQQRTGVPHIFAIGDVVGQPMLAHKAVHEGKVAAEVCAGHNRHFDARVIPSVAYTDPEVAWVGLTETEAKAQGIKVGKGSFPWAASGRALSLGRSEGITKLLFDEEDDRVIGAGIVGPNAGDLIAEVALAIEMGADAVDLGHTIHPHPTLSETVNFAAEMFEGTITDLIPPKKRKK; encoded by the coding sequence ATGGATGTGAAAGTTCCTGATATTGGCGATTTCACGGATGTGCCGGTGATCGGCATTCTGGTCGCCGTGGGTGACACGGTCGCCGCCGAAGATCCGTTGATCGAGCTTGAAAGCGACAAGGCCACGATGGAAGTCCCCTCACCCGCCGCTGGTGTGGTGAAAGAGATCAAAGTGGCCGAAGGCGACAAAGTGTCCGAAGGCTCGGTCATCATGGTGCTGGACGCAGCCGATGCGGGTGACGCGCCTGCCAAGGCGACACCCGAAGCCGCCCCCGCCGCAGCGCCCGCCTCCGTGGCCGCAACAGGCACCGCAACCGGCCAAGGAGATATTCACGGCGAGGTCGTCGTGCTCGGCTCCGGTCCCGGTGGCTACACCGCCGCGTTCCGTGCGGCTGACCTTGGCAAAAAGGTCGTGCTGATCGAAAAAGACAGCTCGCTTGGCGGGGTCTGCCTGAACGTGGGCTGTATTCCGTCAAAAGCCCTGTTGCACGCCGCCAAGGTCATCACCGAGTCCGAGGAAATGGGCGAGCATGGCCTTAAATTTGCCAAGCCGAAGGTGGATCTGAAGAAGCTGCGTGGTTGGAAAGAAAGCGTCGTGACCGGGCTGACCGGCGGTCTGTCCGGCCTGGCGAAAGCCCGCAAAGTGCAGGTCGTGAACGGCTACGGCCGCTTCTCTGGCCCGAACATGATCGAGGTGCAGACCGATGATGGCCTGACCAAAGTCAGTTTTGATCAGTGCGTGATCGCGGCGGGTTCCGAACCCGTCACCCTGCCCTTCATCCCGCATGACGACCCGCGCGTGATCGATTCAACCGGCGCATTGGAGCTTGAGGATATCCCCAAGCGTCTTCTGGTGCTGGGCGGCGGGATCATCGGCTTGGAAATGGCCACGGTCTATGATGCGCTCGGGTCCAAAGTGACGATTGTCGAGTTCATGGACCAGATCATTCCGGGTGCCGACAAGGACATCGTGAAGCCATTGCACAAGAGGATCGAAGGCCGATATGAAGCGATCCTGACCAAGACGAAAGTCACCGCGGTCGAAGGCCAGAAGAAGGGTCTTAAGGTCACGATGGAAGGCCCGGACGGCGAGAAAACCGACACGTTCGACAAGGTGTTGGTCGCGGTTGGCCGCAAGCCCAACGGCAAAATGGTCGACGCTGAAAAGGCGGGCGTCGCCGTGGACGACCGTGGCTTCATCCACGTGGACAACCAGCAGCGCACGGGTGTGCCGCATATCTTCGCCATTGGCGACGTGGTCGGACAACCAATGTTGGCGCACAAAGCCGTGCACGAAGGCAAGGTGGCCGCCGAGGTCTGTGCAGGTCACAACCGCCACTTCGACGCCCGCGTGATCCCATCTGTCGCCTATACCGACCCCGAAGTAGCTTGGGTCGGCCTGACGGAAACCGAGGCCAAGGCGCAGGGCATCAAGGTCGGCAAGGGCAGCTTCCCTTGGGCAGCCTCGGGCCGGGCGCTTAGCCTTGGACGCTCCGAAGGGATCACCAAGCTGCTCTTTGACGAAGAAGACGACCGGGTGATCGGCGCAGGCATCGTCGGCCCCAACGCGGGCGATCTAATCGCCGAAGTCGCGCTGGCGATCGAGATGGGTGCCGATGCGGTCGATCTGGGTCACACAATCCACCCGCACCCGACCCTGTCGGAAACGGTGAACTTCGCCGCCGAGATGTTCGAAGGCACGATCACCGACCTGATCCCGCCGAAGAAACGCAAGAAGTGA
- a CDS encoding VOC family protein, protein MSTVIDHVTLGVSDFEETRKFYDCVMPALGFHIVWEKPSMVAYGIGREDDFGLMADEGRARRGTHVAFRAPDRNSVRRFHSEALKAGGRDDGAPGLRPEYNATYYAAFVIDPEGNRIEAVCHDKDVPPA, encoded by the coding sequence ATGTCCACCGTAATCGATCACGTCACCCTTGGCGTTTCTGATTTTGAAGAAACCCGAAAATTCTATGATTGCGTCATGCCCGCTCTGGGGTTCCATATTGTTTGGGAAAAGCCGTCCATGGTTGCCTATGGCATCGGGCGAGAGGACGATTTCGGACTGATGGCGGATGAAGGGCGTGCGCGCCGGGGCACTCATGTGGCCTTCCGCGCGCCAGACCGGAACAGCGTGCGCCGGTTCCATTCCGAGGCTTTGAAGGCTGGTGGGCGCGATGATGGAGCCCCCGGACTGCGGCCAGAGTATAACGCCACCTATTATGCTGCGTTTGTCATTGACCCAGAGGGCAACCGCATTGAAGCGGTATGTCATGATAAGGACGTGCCGCCCGCATAG
- the aceE gene encoding pyruvate dehydrogenase (acetyl-transferring), homodimeric type, which yields MVEFPNDIDPIESREWQEAIEDVIARDGPDRAHFLLDKSVQQARASGANLPFSATTPYQNTIPADDELEIPGNMDMEWRIRTINRWNAMATVVRRNKVSSEYGGHIASFASSAVMYDIGLNHFWRSKSAIHGGDLVFFQGHVIPGIYARSFMEGRLSEEQLENFRSEVAGEGLSSYPHPWLMPDYWQFPTVSMGLGPLMAIYQARFMKYMHNRGLIDMADRKVWVFLGDGEMDEPESRGAIDLAAREGLDNLIFVVNCNLQRLDGPVRGNSKIVQELEGGFRGSGWNVIKLLWGKGWDELLEKDTTGRLRQLMDETVDGDYQTFKSKDGAYIRKHFFGKYPETAALVEDWTDDQIWALRRGGHDPQKVYTAFKRASENKGQPTCLLVKTVKGYGMGKAGEGQNITHQQKKMAEDQLRAFRDRFDIPVSDEDLPNAPFVKLNNAQKSYLLDQRKKLGGEFPKRDWRDTPKLDIPGLDKFDAQLKGTGDREISTTMAFVRILTTLLRDKNIGKNVVPIVPDESRTFGMEGLFRSVGIYNPKGQNYTPEDADQMMYYKESTDGQVLQEGINEAGAMADWIAAATSYSNHGVPMIPFYIYYSMFGFQRIGDLAWAAGDSRSRGFMLGGTAGRTTLNGEGLQHQDGHSHILAGTIPNCISYDPTYQYEVAVIVQNGLQRMFVDQEDVYFYLTLMNENYSHPDMPMGVEDEIIKGLYRLQEVKKPGKKHVTLMGSGTILVQAIKAAEMLKEDFGVTAEIWSATSFNELARDCQDVARWNRLNPLSDPREAFVTQQLSKAKGPIIAATDYMKNYAEQIRSSVPGRYTVLGTDGFGRSDSRVNLRRFFEVDANHIAAAAMVDLYRDGNVTKKQLQDALSKYDIDGNKPNPRLV from the coding sequence ATGGTTGAATTTCCTAACGACATTGATCCAATCGAAAGTCGCGAATGGCAGGAAGCGATAGAAGACGTCATTGCCCGAGACGGCCCGGATCGTGCCCACTTCCTGCTGGACAAGTCTGTTCAACAAGCCCGCGCATCGGGTGCGAACCTGCCGTTTTCGGCGACTACCCCCTATCAAAACACCATTCCCGCGGATGACGAACTTGAGATCCCCGGTAACATGGACATGGAATGGCGCATCCGCACCATCAACCGCTGGAACGCCATGGCCACCGTCGTGCGCCGCAACAAGGTCTCATCGGAATATGGCGGACATATCGCGTCGTTCGCATCCTCGGCGGTGATGTATGACATCGGGCTGAACCACTTCTGGCGCTCGAAATCCGCGATCCACGGCGGTGATCTGGTGTTCTTCCAGGGCCACGTGATCCCCGGCATCTATGCGCGGTCCTTTATGGAAGGTCGCCTTTCCGAGGAACAGCTTGAAAACTTCCGATCCGAGGTGGCAGGCGAAGGCCTGTCATCCTATCCGCACCCGTGGCTGATGCCGGATTACTGGCAGTTCCCGACCGTCTCGATGGGCCTTGGTCCGCTGATGGCGATCTATCAGGCGCGATTCATGAAATACATGCACAATCGCGGCCTGATCGACATGGCTGACCGCAAGGTCTGGGTCTTCCTTGGCGACGGCGAAATGGACGAACCGGAAAGCCGCGGCGCGATCGACCTTGCGGCACGCGAAGGGCTGGACAACCTGATCTTCGTGGTGAACTGCAACCTGCAACGGCTGGATGGCCCCGTGCGCGGCAACTCCAAAATTGTGCAGGAGCTGGAGGGCGGCTTTCGCGGCTCTGGCTGGAACGTCATCAAGCTCTTGTGGGGCAAAGGCTGGGACGAACTGCTTGAGAAAGACACGACGGGGCGCCTGCGTCAGTTAATGGATGAAACCGTTGATGGCGACTATCAGACCTTTAAGTCGAAGGACGGCGCTTACATCCGCAAGCATTTCTTCGGAAAATACCCCGAAACCGCCGCGTTGGTCGAAGACTGGACCGATGACCAGATCTGGGCGCTGCGCCGGGGCGGACACGATCCACAAAAGGTCTATACCGCTTTCAAACGAGCCTCCGAGAACAAAGGCCAACCCACCTGCCTTCTGGTCAAAACGGTCAAAGGCTATGGTATGGGCAAAGCCGGTGAAGGCCAAAATATCACCCACCAACAAAAGAAGATGGCCGAAGATCAACTGCGCGCCTTCCGCGACCGCTTTGACATTCCGGTCAGCGACGAAGACCTGCCAAACGCGCCTTTCGTCAAGCTGAACAACGCGCAGAAATCCTATCTTCTGGATCAGCGCAAAAAGTTAGGCGGCGAATTTCCCAAACGCGACTGGCGCGACACGCCCAAACTGGACATTCCCGGTCTGGACAAGTTCGACGCCCAGTTGAAAGGCACGGGCGACCGTGAAATTTCGACCACCATGGCGTTCGTGCGCATCCTGACCACGCTTCTGCGCGACAAGAATATCGGCAAGAATGTCGTGCCTATCGTGCCCGACGAAAGCCGCACCTTCGGGATGGAGGGTCTGTTCCGATCCGTTGGAATCTATAACCCAAAAGGGCAGAACTATACCCCCGAAGACGCCGATCAGATGATGTATTACAAGGAAAGCACCGATGGTCAGGTGCTTCAGGAAGGCATCAACGAGGCCGGCGCCATGGCCGATTGGATCGCGGCGGCCACGTCATATTCCAATCACGGCGTTCCGATGATCCCCTTCTACATCTATTACTCGATGTTCGGATTCCAGCGGATCGGCGATCTGGCATGGGCGGCAGGTGACAGCCGTTCGCGCGGCTTCATGCTGGGCGGCACCGCCGGGCGCACCACGTTGAACGGTGAAGGGTTGCAGCACCAGGATGGCCACAGCCACATTCTGGCGGGCACTATTCCCAACTGCATTTCCTATGATCCGACCTATCAGTATGAGGTCGCGGTGATCGTGCAAAACGGCCTGCAGCGGATGTTTGTCGATCAGGAGGACGTGTATTTTTATCTGACCCTGATGAACGAAAACTATTCGCACCCCGACATGCCGATGGGCGTCGAGGACGAGATCATCAAGGGGCTTTACCGCCTGCAAGAGGTCAAGAAGCCCGGCAAGAAACACGTCACCCTGATGGGGTCAGGCACAATTCTGGTGCAGGCGATCAAGGCCGCCGAAATGCTGAAAGAAGATTTTGGCGTCACAGCGGAAATCTGGTCGGCCACATCCTTCAACGAGCTGGCGCGCGATTGTCAGGACGTGGCGCGCTGGAACCGGCTGAACCCGCTGTCCGACCCGCGCGAAGCTTTCGTGACCCAGCAGCTATCAAAGGCCAAAGGCCCGATCATTGCCGCGACCGATTACATGAAGAACTACGCAGAACAGATCCGGTCAAGCGTGCCGGGCCGTTACACCGTGCTGGGCACAGACGGGTTTGGCCGCTCGGACAGCCGCGTGAACCTCCGCCGCTTCTTCGAGGTGGACGCGAACCACATCGCTGCAGCCGCCATGGTGGACCTCTATCGCGACGGCAACGTGACGAAGAAACAGCTTCAAGACGCGCTTTCCAAATATGACATCGACGGCAACAAGCCCAACCCGCGCTTGGTGTGA
- a CDS encoding NADP-dependent malic enzyme, producing MALDNKSDDKRQEALDYHEFPKPGKLEIRATKPMATGRDLSNAYSPGVAEACLEIEKNPADATRYTSKGNLVAVISNGTAVLGLGDIGAQASKPVMEGKAVLFKKFAGIDCFDIEVNETDPEKLAEIVAKLEPTFGAVNLEDIKAPDCFLVEELCKQKMNIPVFHDDQHGTAIVASAAAFNALIVAKKDVAKIKVVALGAGAAGIACLKMLMVMGVKKEHITMLDSKGVVHTGRSDLNKQKQEFARDTDMRTTDDAMVGADLFLGVSGPGLLTKEMVAKMADDPIIFALANPTPEIMPEEARKVAPGALIATGRSDYPNQVNNVLCFPFIFRGALDSGATEINDEMKLACVEAIAGLARETTSAEVGVAYRGERLTFGPEYLIPKPFDPRLLPKIATAVARAAIESGVATRPLDLDEYKITLQGEVFRSYSIMRRVFDAARAAKRRIVFAEGEDERVLRAAQTMVEDGVDTPILIGRPEVVEARLEREGLKIKPDKDFELVNPESDPRYRDYWETYHEVLARKGVTPDLARAILRTNTTAIAGVMVRRGEADSMICGTFGEFRWHLNYATSLLAEGELHPVGALSLVILDQGPLFVADTHVNITPDAQQLSEIVVAAARHVCRFGVEPRVALCSGSQFGNLDSASGRAMRGALEILDAQDLNFEYEGEMHTDAALDPELRERLFPGGRLTGKANVLVYSNTDAAGATRNILKSVAGGLEVGPILMGMGNRVHIVTPSITVRGLLNTAALAGSAVSSYG from the coding sequence ATGGCATTGGACAACAAAAGCGACGACAAACGTCAGGAAGCTCTGGATTACCACGAGTTTCCGAAGCCCGGAAAACTTGAAATCCGCGCGACCAAGCCAATGGCCACCGGGCGCGATCTGTCTAACGCCTATAGCCCCGGCGTGGCCGAGGCCTGTCTTGAGATCGAAAAGAATCCCGCTGATGCCACGCGCTATACGTCGAAGGGCAATCTGGTCGCGGTGATTTCCAACGGAACGGCGGTTCTGGGGTTGGGCGATATCGGGGCACAGGCGTCCAAGCCCGTGATGGAAGGCAAGGCGGTTCTGTTCAAGAAATTCGCTGGCATTGATTGCTTTGACATCGAAGTGAACGAAACCGACCCCGAAAAGCTGGCCGAAATTGTCGCCAAACTGGAACCCACTTTCGGGGCGGTCAACCTTGAGGATATCAAGGCGCCCGACTGTTTTCTGGTCGAGGAATTGTGCAAGCAGAAGATGAACATTCCGGTGTTCCATGACGACCAGCACGGCACGGCGATTGTGGCCTCGGCGGCGGCTTTCAACGCGCTGATCGTGGCGAAAAAGGATGTGGCCAAGATCAAGGTTGTGGCCCTTGGTGCGGGGGCTGCGGGCATTGCCTGTCTGAAAATGCTGATGGTGATGGGCGTCAAGAAAGAGCATATCACCATGCTGGACAGCAAGGGCGTGGTGCACACGGGCCGCTCTGACCTGAACAAGCAAAAGCAGGAATTCGCCCGCGACACCGACATGCGCACCACCGATGATGCGATGGTCGGGGCGGACCTTTTCCTGGGCGTTTCTGGTCCGGGTCTATTGACCAAAGAAATGGTTGCCAAGATGGCGGATGACCCGATCATCTTTGCCCTTGCCAATCCCACTCCGGAAATTATGCCCGAAGAAGCGCGAAAAGTGGCGCCCGGTGCCCTGATCGCCACCGGCCGGTCGGATTATCCCAATCAGGTCAACAACGTGCTTTGTTTCCCGTTCATCTTCCGCGGCGCGCTGGACAGTGGCGCGACCGAGATCAATGACGAGATGAAGCTGGCTTGCGTCGAAGCGATTGCAGGGCTGGCACGTGAAACGACCTCGGCTGAGGTGGGCGTGGCCTATCGTGGCGAGCGTCTGACCTTTGGGCCTGAATACCTGATCCCGAAACCGTTCGACCCGCGCCTGCTGCCGAAAATTGCCACCGCCGTTGCGCGCGCTGCGATCGAATCTGGTGTCGCCACGCGCCCACTTGACCTTGATGAATACAAGATCACCCTTCAGGGCGAGGTTTTCCGATCGTATTCCATCATGCGCCGCGTGTTTGACGCCGCCCGCGCTGCCAAGCGCCGGATCGTCTTTGCCGAAGGCGAGGATGAACGCGTGTTGCGCGCCGCTCAGACCATGGTGGAAGACGGGGTAGATACGCCAATTCTGATTGGCCGTCCCGAGGTCGTTGAGGCGCGGTTGGAGCGGGAAGGGTTGAAGATCAAGCCCGACAAGGATTTTGAGCTTGTGAACCCGGAAAGCGATCCCCGTTACCGCGATTATTGGGAGACCTATCACGAAGTTCTGGCGCGAAAAGGCGTCACGCCCGATCTGGCCCGCGCCATTCTGCGCACAAACACAACCGCCATCGCTGGCGTGATGGTACGGCGTGGCGAGGCTGACAGCATGATCTGTGGCACGTTCGGCGAGTTCCGCTGGCATCTGAATTATGCCACGAGCCTGCTGGCGGAAGGCGAACTGCACCCGGTCGGTGCGCTGTCGCTGGTGATCCTGGATCAAGGCCCGCTGTTCGTGGCCGACACCCATGTCAACATCACGCCCGATGCGCAGCAACTGTCGGAAATCGTTGTCGCCGCCGCGCGCCATGTCTGCCGGTTCGGGGTCGAGCCGCGGGTCGCGCTGTGTTCGGGCTCGCAATTCGGCAACCTTGACAGCGCGTCAGGGCGGGCGATGCGCGGGGCGCTGGAAATTCTGGACGCGCAGGATCTGAATTTCGAATACGAAGGTGAGATGCACACCGATGCCGCCCTTGACCCGGAATTGCGCGAACGGCTGTTCCCCGGCGGGCGGCTGACCGGCAAGGCGAATGTGCTTGTTTATTCCAACACAGATGCGGCAGGGGCCACGCGCAACATTCTGAAATCCGTCGCCGGCGGGCTTGAGGTCGGCCCGATCCTGATGGGGATGGGCAACCGCGTGCATATCGTCACGCCCTCGATCACCGTGCGCGGGTTGTTGAATACCGCTGCGTTGGCGGGATCCGCGGTGTCCAGTTACGGCTGA
- a CDS encoding sulfite exporter TauE/SafE family protein: MLEFIILAIAAYAAGVLNTIAGGGTFLTLPALVFTGVPVVAANATSAVAVFPGYLGGALGFLPELKSFERKLMVKLTLVTLAGGVVGAGLLLISSDKAFSAVVPFLLLAATLVFLFGNRLREWSAKHSRSVTPFGAAGLFLISIYGGYFNGGLGIVLLALFSLWGMSNIHQMNGLKNGLSFALSAISVAIFALAGLVAWPQALVMMVASTLGGYTGAPVARAIPVPVLRLIIAIIGFSMSAVFFYRFLAG, from the coding sequence ATGCTGGAATTCATCATCCTTGCCATCGCGGCTTATGCGGCGGGCGTTTTAAACACAATTGCAGGGGGCGGCACCTTCCTGACGCTGCCCGCTTTGGTCTTTACCGGCGTGCCGGTTGTCGCCGCCAATGCCACCAGTGCCGTTGCGGTGTTTCCCGGCTATCTGGGCGGCGCGTTGGGGTTTCTGCCAGAACTGAAAAGCTTTGAGCGCAAGCTGATGGTCAAACTGACCTTGGTCACGCTGGCGGGCGGTGTGGTCGGGGCCGGTTTGCTCCTGATTTCATCCGACAAGGCGTTTTCAGCCGTGGTGCCGTTCCTGCTGCTCGCCGCGACTCTGGTCTTCCTGTTTGGCAACCGCTTACGGGAATGGAGTGCAAAACACAGCCGATCCGTCACGCCCTTTGGCGCGGCGGGGCTGTTTTTGATCAGCATCTATGGCGGCTATTTCAACGGCGGCCTTGGCATCGTTCTTCTGGCGCTGTTTTCGCTTTGGGGCATGTCCAACATCCACCAGATGAACGGGCTGAAAAACGGGTTGTCCTTCGCGCTGTCCGCCATCTCGGTCGCGATCTTCGCTCTGGCGGGGCTGGTCGCATGGCCACAGGCGCTGGTGATGATGGTGGCATCCACACTGGGTGGCTACACCGGCGCGCCCGTCGCCCGCGCGATCCCGGTGCCTGTGCTGCGCCTGATCATCGCCATCATCGGCTTCTCGATGAGCGCCGTTTTCTTCTATCGCTTTCTGGCGGGGTGA
- a CDS encoding nucleobase:cation symporter-2 family protein, giving the protein MSALTTDVSAVDEKLPPAKLFTLGLQHVLVMYAGAIAVPLIVGRVLKLNPEQVAFLISADLFVCGVVTIIQSLGASKWFGIKMPVMMGVTFASVGPMVSIAVANPGVDGARMIFGAIIGAGIIAMLIAPLVSRMLRFFPPVVTGTIILVIGVTLMRVGINWIFGLPVGPTAPAIVDPAHTAWLEEVRGMLASGAIPAIPEGLTVAPTVDNPRYATPQNMMISGIVLLTIIVVMKYATGFLANISVLLGIIVGAIFAASIGMMHFDSVGHAGWFALITPFRFGLPIFDPIMILTMTLVMIVVMIESTGMFLALGEMCGKKIERPSLSAGLRTDGLGTLIGGVFNTFPYTSFSQNVGLVGVTGIRSRYVCVAGGAIMIVLGLVPKMGALVEALPVAVLGGAGLVMFGMVAATGVRILGGVDFKNNRFNGLIVAISLGLGMIPLIAPDFTMWLPHSIEPLIHSGILLAAIASVVLNMVFNGTKEISEEELVEAAKQSDGGH; this is encoded by the coding sequence GTGTCTGCACTTACTACAGACGTGTCTGCGGTTGACGAAAAGCTGCCGCCCGCGAAATTATTTACACTTGGATTACAACATGTTCTGGTGATGTATGCCGGTGCTATCGCGGTGCCGCTGATTGTCGGGCGTGTCCTGAAATTGAACCCTGAACAGGTGGCGTTCCTGATCTCGGCTGACCTGTTTGTCTGCGGGGTTGTGACCATTATCCAGTCGCTGGGCGCGTCTAAATGGTTTGGCATCAAGATGCCGGTCATGATGGGTGTGACCTTTGCCTCGGTCGGACCGATGGTGTCGATTGCGGTGGCCAATCCGGGCGTCGATGGTGCGCGGATGATCTTCGGGGCCATTATCGGCGCGGGTATCATCGCGATGCTGATTGCGCCATTGGTCAGTCGCATGTTGCGGTTCTTTCCGCCTGTTGTCACGGGCACGATTATTCTTGTGATCGGTGTCACCCTGATGCGTGTCGGGATCAACTGGATCTTTGGCCTTCCCGTCGGCCCCACCGCACCTGCAATTGTCGATCCTGCCCACACGGCATGGCTTGAGGAAGTGCGGGGGATGCTTGCAAGCGGCGCAATTCCGGCCATCCCGGAAGGGCTTACAGTCGCACCGACCGTGGACAACCCGCGTTACGCGACACCGCAGAACATGATGATCTCGGGCATCGTGCTGCTGACCATTATCGTTGTGATGAAATACGCCACGGGCTTCCTGGCGAACATCTCGGTCCTTTTGGGCATTATCGTGGGTGCGATTTTCGCAGCCTCGATCGGGATGATGCATTTCGACAGCGTCGGTCATGCTGGCTGGTTTGCCCTGATCACGCCGTTCCGCTTCGGCCTGCCGATTTTCGACCCCATCATGATCCTGACCATGACGCTTGTCATGATCGTCGTGATGATTGAATCGACCGGTATGTTTCTGGCTTTGGGCGAGATGTGCGGCAAGAAGATCGAGCGTCCGTCTTTGTCGGCCGGTCTGCGCACTGATGGTCTGGGCACCTTGATCGGTGGCGTGTTCAACACCTTCCCCTATACCTCGTTCAGCCAGAATGTGGGCCTTGTCGGTGTGACGGGCATCCGGTCGCGCTATGTCTGTGTGGCCGGTGGTGCGATCATGATCGTGCTGGGTCTGGTGCCCAAAATGGGCGCTTTGGTCGAAGCCTTGCCAGTCGCCGTTCTTGGCGGTGCTGGTCTGGTGATGTTCGGCATGGTCGCGGCCACGGGTGTTCGCATTCTGGGTGGCGTTGACTTCAAGAACAACCGTTTCAATGGTCTGATTGTCGCCATTTCACTGGGTCTGGGTATGATCCCGTTGATCGCGCCGGATTTCACCATGTGGCTGCCGCACTCGATCGAGCCGCTGATCCACTCGGGTATCCTTCTGGCCGCGATTGCCTCGGTTGTGTTGAACATGGTGTTCAACGGCACCAAGGAGATCTCGGAAGAGGAACTGGTCGAAGCAGCCAAGCAATCAGATGGTGGTCACTAA
- the aceF gene encoding dihydrolipoyllysine-residue acetyltransferase: MTIEVKVPDIGDFSDVPVVTVLVSVGDVIAEEDPIIELESDKATLEVPAPAAGKVVEIKVSEGDTVSEGALILLLEGDGAGADTPAPAPAADAAPAPAAAPAAAPAPAAVTDAGFGKAHASPSVRAFARQLEIDLAQVNGSGRKGRILREDVTAFLKSKSAPAAGGAAVSGGMGIPPIPAVDFSKFGPTEDVEMPRIKKLSGPALHRSWLNIPHVTHNEEADITELDAYRKELDTAAKADGYRVTLLSFVIKASVSALKTHWEVNSSIHPDGDKLIRKDFYNIGFAADTPNGLMVPVIKDADRKGIIEISKELGDLSAKARDGKLKGDDMSGATFTISSLGGIGGTSFTPIVNAPEVAILGLTRSKMAPVWNGEEFVPRNMQPLSLSYDHRAIDGALAARFSATLKHLLGDVRRLML, translated from the coding sequence ATGACAATCGAAGTAAAAGTTCCCGACATCGGTGATTTTTCCGACGTGCCCGTTGTGACCGTTCTGGTCAGCGTGGGGGATGTGATTGCCGAAGAAGACCCGATTATCGAGCTGGAAAGCGACAAGGCCACGCTAGAGGTGCCCGCGCCCGCTGCGGGCAAGGTTGTTGAGATCAAAGTGTCCGAAGGCGACACCGTATCCGAAGGCGCGCTGATCCTGCTGCTGGAAGGCGACGGCGCCGGAGCTGATACGCCAGCCCCCGCCCCCGCTGCTGACGCGGCACCCGCACCGGCAGCAGCGCCAGCCGCCGCACCGGCACCGGCAGCGGTGACAGACGCTGGATTCGGCAAGGCCCATGCCAGCCCGTCGGTCCGCGCCTTTGCGCGTCAGCTGGAAATTGATCTGGCACAGGTTAACGGATCGGGCCGCAAGGGTCGCATCCTGCGCGAAGACGTAACTGCCTTCCTAAAATCGAAATCTGCCCCTGCGGCTGGTGGGGCTGCGGTCAGCGGTGGCATGGGCATTCCGCCGATTCCCGCCGTGGACTTCTCGAAATTCGGCCCGACCGAAGATGTGGAAATGCCGCGTATCAAGAAACTGTCCGGCCCCGCCCTTCACCGATCATGGCTGAACATCCCGCATGTCACCCATAACGAAGAAGCCGACATCACCGAACTGGACGCTTATCGTAAGGAACTGGATACGGCAGCCAAGGCCGACGGCTATCGCGTCACGCTTCTGTCTTTCGTCATCAAGGCCAGCGTCTCCGCCCTGAAAACCCATTGGGAGGTCAACTCCTCGATCCACCCCGACGGCGACAAGCTGATCCGCAAGGATTTCTATAACATCGGCTTCGCCGCCGACACGCCCAACGGTTTAATGGTGCCGGTGATCAAGGATGCCGACCGCAAGGGGATCATCGAGATCTCCAAGGAACTGGGCGATCTGTCCGCCAAAGCGCGCGACGGCAAGCTGAAGGGCGACGACATGTCGGGTGCGACCTTCACCATCTCGTCGCTTGGCGGCATCGGTGGCACGTCGTTCACCCCCATCGTCAACGCGCCAGAGGTCGCTATTCTGGGTCTGACCCGGTCGAAAATGGCGCCCGTTTGGAACGGGGAAGAGTTCGTGCCGCGCAACATGCAGCCACTCAGCCTGTCTTATGACCACCGCGCCATCGACGGCGCATTGGCGGCGCGCTTCTCGGCAACATTGAAACACCTGCTCGGCGATGTGCGCCGGCTGATGCTGTAA